A region of Saccharococcus thermophilus DNA encodes the following proteins:
- the pdxS gene encoding pyridoxal 5'-phosphate synthase lyase subunit PdxS — protein sequence MAITGTDRVKRGMAEMQKGGVIMDVVNAEQAKIAEAAGAVAVMALERVPADIRAAGGVARMADPTVIEEVMKAVSIPVMAKVRIGHYVEARVLEALGVDYIDESEVLTPADEEFHIDKRQFTVPFVCGCRDLGEAARRIAEGASMLRTKGEPGTGNIVEAVRHMRKVNAQIRKVVSMSEDELVTEAKNLGAPVEVLREIKRLGRLPVVNFAAGGVATPADAALMMHLGADGVFVGSGIFKSENPEKYARAIVEATTHYEDYELIAHLSKGLGGAMRGIDVASLLPEQRMQERGW from the coding sequence TTGGCAATTACAGGTACAGACCGTGTTAAACGTGGAATGGCAGAAATGCAAAAAGGTGGCGTCATCATGGACGTAGTAAATGCGGAACAAGCGAAAATTGCCGAGGCCGCTGGCGCGGTAGCGGTAATGGCGCTGGAACGTGTTCCTGCTGATATTCGCGCTGCTGGTGGCGTGGCACGCATGGCAGATCCAACGGTCATTGAGGAAGTGATGAAAGCTGTATCGATTCCTGTGATGGCAAAAGTGCGAATCGGTCATTACGTAGAAGCACGCGTTTTAGAAGCGCTGGGTGTAGATTATATCGATGAAAGCGAAGTGTTGACACCGGCTGACGAAGAGTTTCATATTGATAAACGACAATTTACCGTTCCTTTTGTATGCGGCTGCCGTGATTTAGGAGAGGCAGCACGCCGCATTGCGGAAGGTGCATCGATGCTGCGGACAAAAGGAGAACCAGGAACCGGAAACATTGTCGAAGCAGTTCGGCATATGCGCAAAGTTAATGCGCAAATACGTAAAGTGGTCAGCATGAGCGAAGATGAATTAGTGACAGAGGCAAAAAATTTAGGCGCCCCAGTCGAAGTATTGCGTGAGATTAAGCGGTTAGGCCGTCTTCCAGTTGTCAACTTTGCCGCTGGCGGGGTCGCGACTCCGGCGGACGCGGCGCTGATGATGCACTTAGGGGCAGATGGCGTATTTGTCGGCTCTGGTATTTTCAAATCGGAAAATCCAGAAAAATACGCACGGGCAATCGTTGAAGCTACCACCCATTATGAAGATTACGAGCTAATTGCTCATTTATCGAAAGGATTGGGCGGCGCAATGCGCGGCATTGATGTCGCATCATTACTGCCAGAGCAACGGATGCAAGAACGTGGTTGGTAA
- the pdxT gene encoding pyridoxal 5'-phosphate synthase glutaminase subunit PdxT, with translation MKIGVLGLQGAVQEHVRSIEACGAEAVVVKKTDQLADLDGLILPGGESTTMRRLMDKYGFMEPLKQFAAAGKPMFGTCAGLILLAKRIVGYDEPHLGLMDITVERNSFGRQRESFEAELSIAGVADDFIGVFIRAPHIVEVGEDVEILAKYDGRIVAARQGQFLGCSFHPELTDDHRMTHYFLNMVKEAKA, from the coding sequence ATGAAAATTGGAGTACTTGGCTTACAAGGTGCTGTACAAGAACATGTTCGCTCCATTGAAGCATGTGGGGCGGAAGCAGTTGTCGTAAAAAAAACAGACCAGCTTGCAGATCTGGATGGTCTAATTCTCCCTGGCGGCGAGAGCACAACGATGCGCCGTCTTATGGATAAATACGGATTTATGGAGCCGTTAAAACAGTTTGCCGCGGCAGGAAAACCGATGTTTGGCACTTGCGCGGGGCTCATTTTGTTGGCGAAACGAATCGTTGGCTACGATGAACCGCATTTAGGACTGATGGATATTACCGTTGAGCGAAATTCCTTCGGCCGCCAGCGCGAAAGTTTTGAAGCGGAACTTTCGATTGCCGGGGTTGCCGATGATTTTATCGGTGTGTTTATCCGCGCTCCACATATTGTGGAAGTAGGAGAGGACGTCGAAATTTTGGCCAAATACGACGGACGGATCGTCGCCGCAAGACAAGGACAGTTTCTCGGATGTTCATTCCATCCTGAATTGACGGATGACCACCGCATGACGCACTATTTTCTTAATATGGTGAAAGAAGCAAAAGCATAA
- a CDS encoding YaaC family protein: protein MFDYGNMSNKFIVFHSADIAQQLLYQCYVKQEREDAVQKSYTNCYPFLYYLEHGQNFYATARHAPLSIKPVLLFYGMVQLLKACLLTVDADYPESTSVLAHGVSTRKRKKQGYEFLDDEVKVQKNGLFTHFSEKMFHVKQLTGEKFRMGTLLQRICELHEMFSLFSNNKILSLKVIHNHSSHSIAIPKEILDYYHMTLNRFIYYIEEESHFLNITFAKEEESFIHFYIESPLQPIGCEPFLFHSNGTYHIPTKREKIFMFPEIIAHYLLLYNLSMISRYETEWWSELLHSYPSKAYILIVHFLSLTAEKVPLLLYQYLIQKFHPLNSH, encoded by the coding sequence ATGTTTGATTACGGAAACATGTCAAACAAATTTATTGTCTTTCATTCGGCAGATATAGCCCAGCAGCTTCTTTACCAATGCTATGTAAAACAAGAAAGGGAAGATGCTGTGCAAAAAAGTTATACAAACTGTTACCCATTCCTTTATTATTTAGAGCACGGACAAAACTTTTATGCAACGGCACGCCACGCGCCATTATCGATCAAACCTGTTCTTCTATTTTACGGGATGGTGCAGCTTCTAAAGGCTTGCTTGCTTACCGTTGACGCGGATTATCCTGAATCCACTTCTGTCCTGGCACACGGAGTATCAACAAGAAAACGAAAAAAACAAGGATATGAATTTTTAGATGATGAAGTAAAAGTGCAAAAGAACGGATTGTTTACTCATTTTTCTGAAAAAATGTTTCATGTGAAACAACTAACAGGGGAAAAATTTCGTATGGGCACGTTGCTACAACGAATATGTGAACTGCACGAAATGTTTTCATTATTTAGCAATAATAAAATATTATCTTTAAAAGTGATACATAACCATTCTAGCCACTCGATTGCCATCCCAAAAGAAATTTTAGATTATTACCATATGACATTAAATCGCTTTATTTATTATATAGAGGAGGAATCCCATTTTCTAAACATAACATTTGCGAAGGAAGAAGAAAGTTTCATTCATTTTTATATAGAATCGCCGTTACAACCAATTGGTTGCGAGCCATTTCTATTTCATTCAAATGGAACATATCACATTCCCACCAAAAGGGAAAAAATATTTATGTTTCCCGAAATCATTGCCCATTATTTATTACTATACAACTTAAGCATGATTTCGCGATACGAAACGGAGTGGTGGAGTGAGTTATTGCACTCCTATCCAAGCAAAGCGTATATCTTGATCGTCCACTTTCTATCTTTAACAGCAGAGAAAGTTCCGTTGCTGCTTTATCAATATTTAATACAGAAATTTCACCCCTTGAATTCCCATTGA
- a CDS encoding serine hydrolase produces MRQKTIIFFMAICLCLGLLPFQAVKAESDPLDINADAAILVDANTGRILYQKNIDTALGIASMTKMMVEYLLLDAIKEKRVKWDQQYTPSDYVYRLSQDRALSNVPLRKDGKYTVRELYEAMAIYSANGATVAIAEILGGSEKNFVKMMNEKAKQLGLKDYKFVNATGLSNQDLKGFHPEGTDTNEENVMSARAMATLAYRLLKDHPEVLKTTSIAHKTFREGTDDEIKMDNWNWMLPGLVYAYPGVDGLKTGYTEFAGNCFTGTAKRDGIRLITVVMNAKDKSGKSTKEARFEETRKLFDYGFNSYSMKELYPKGYQLKGHKTLPVVKGKEKTVSIATDKPFSLLVKNGEEKNYRPVYVFDKKKLTDKGELTAPVKKGEKVGYMTLQYKGEESYSFLSPEMKKNVSVNIVATENVEKANWFVLTMRGIGGLFGDLWTSVVKTVKGWF; encoded by the coding sequence ATGAGACAAAAAACGATAATTTTTTTCATGGCTATTTGCTTATGTCTAGGTTTGTTGCCGTTTCAAGCAGTAAAAGCAGAAAGCGATCCATTAGATATTAATGCCGATGCGGCAATTCTAGTGGATGCCAATACGGGGAGAATTTTGTATCAAAAAAATATTGATACTGCTCTTGGCATTGCCAGCATGACAAAAATGATGGTGGAATACTTGCTGCTAGATGCCATTAAGGAAAAACGGGTAAAATGGGATCAACAATATACGCCAAGTGATTACGTTTACCGTCTTTCGCAAGATCGTGCTTTGTCGAACGTTCCGTTGCGGAAAGATGGAAAATATACCGTTCGCGAACTTTATGAAGCGATGGCCATTTATTCCGCCAATGGGGCCACAGTAGCGATTGCTGAGATTCTCGGCGGTTCTGAAAAAAATTTTGTGAAAATGATGAATGAAAAAGCGAAACAATTAGGTTTAAAAGACTATAAATTTGTCAATGCAACTGGATTGAGCAATCAAGACTTAAAAGGGTTTCATCCAGAAGGAACCGATACAAATGAGGAAAACGTGATGTCGGCACGAGCAATGGCAACATTGGCTTATCGTTTGCTAAAGGACCATCCTGAAGTGCTGAAAACAACAAGTATCGCTCATAAAACATTCCGTGAAGGAACAGATGATGAAATTAAAATGGATAACTGGAACTGGATGCTGCCGGGGTTGGTTTATGCCTATCCAGGAGTCGATGGTTTAAAAACAGGATATACGGAATTTGCAGGAAATTGTTTTACAGGTACGGCAAAGCGCGACGGCATCCGTCTAATCACAGTGGTAATGAACGCCAAAGACAAAAGCGGGAAATCAACGAAGGAGGCGCGCTTCGAAGAGACTCGGAAACTGTTTGACTACGGATTTAACAGTTACTCTATGAAAGAACTATACCCGAAAGGATATCAACTGAAAGGTCATAAAACCCTTCCGGTCGTAAAGGGAAAAGAAAAGACCGTATCCATCGCAACGGACAAGCCGTTTTCCTTATTAGTGAAAAACGGCGAAGAAAAAAATTATCGTCCTGTTTACGTTTTCGATAAAAAGAAATTGACCGATAAAGGTGAATTAACGGCTCCAGTAAAAAAAGGAGAAAAAGTTGGGTATATGACATTACAATACAAAGGCGAAGAATCGTATAGCTTCTTAAGTCCGGAAATGAAGAAAAATGTGAGCGTCAATATTGTGGCAACGGAAAATGTCGAAAAAGCGAACTGGTTTGTGCTCACCATGAGAGGAATTGGCGGATTGTTTGGCGATTTATGGACGAGCGTAGTAAAAACAGTCAAAGGTTGGTTTTAA
- the guaB gene encoding IMP dehydrogenase, with amino-acid sequence MWESKFAKEGLTFDDVLLIPAKSDVLPRDVDVTTKLSETLQLNIPIISAGMDTVTEAEMAIAMARQGGLGIIHKNMSIEQQAEQVDKVKRSERGVITDPFFLTPEHQVYDAEHLMSKYRISGVPIVNNAEEQKLVGIITNRDLRFIQDYSIKIADVMTKENLITAPVGTTLEEAEKILQKYKVEKLPLVDENGVLKGLITIKDIEKVIEFPNSAKDSKGRLIVGAAVGVTADTMIRVKKLVEANVDVIVVDTAHGHSKGVLETVRKIREQYPDLNIIAGNVATAEATRDLIEAGANIIKVGIGPGSICTTRVVAGVGVPQITAIYDCATEARKYGVPIIADGGIKYSGDIVKAIAAGAHAVMLGSLLAGVSESPGETEIYQGRRFKVYRGMGSVAAMERGSKDRYFQEDNKKFVPEGIEGRVPYKGPLADTIYQLVGGLRAGMGYCGTRNLEELREKTQFIRMTNAGLRESHPHDVQITKEAPNYSIF; translated from the coding sequence ATGTGGGAATCGAAATTTGCAAAAGAAGGATTAACATTTGATGATGTGCTTCTTATTCCTGCCAAATCCGATGTATTGCCTCGTGATGTCGACGTGACGACCAAGCTGAGCGAAACGTTGCAATTGAATATCCCGATCATTAGCGCGGGAATGGATACGGTAACGGAAGCGGAAATGGCGATTGCCATGGCAAGGCAAGGTGGGCTCGGCATTATTCATAAAAACATGTCCATTGAACAGCAAGCCGAGCAAGTCGACAAAGTAAAACGTTCGGAACGGGGAGTTATTACCGACCCATTTTTCTTGACCCCTGAGCATCAAGTGTATGACGCAGAGCATTTAATGAGCAAATACCGAATTTCCGGCGTACCAATTGTGAATAATGCGGAAGAACAAAAGCTCGTCGGCATCATTACAAACCGTGATTTGCGCTTTATCCAAGATTATTCCATTAAAATCGCTGATGTAATGACAAAGGAAAATTTAATTACCGCACCTGTCGGGACGACACTGGAAGAAGCGGAAAAGATTTTGCAAAAGTATAAAGTGGAAAAACTGCCGCTTGTCGATGAAAATGGAGTATTGAAGGGACTCATTACCATTAAAGATATTGAAAAAGTTATTGAATTTCCAAACTCCGCTAAGGACTCCAAAGGACGTCTCATTGTCGGGGCTGCTGTCGGTGTGACCGCTGATACGATGATCCGAGTGAAAAAGCTTGTAGAAGCAAACGTGGACGTCATTGTCGTGGACACGGCGCACGGTCATTCGAAAGGTGTCCTGGAGACTGTCCGCAAAATTCGTGAGCAATATCCTGACTTAAATATTATCGCAGGAAATGTCGCAACAGCGGAGGCGACGCGCGACTTGATTGAGGCAGGCGCCAACATCATCAAAGTTGGAATCGGACCTGGGTCCATCTGTACGACACGTGTCGTCGCCGGGGTCGGTGTACCGCAAATTACGGCGATATACGACTGTGCGACAGAGGCTCGCAAATATGGAGTTCCAATTATCGCTGATGGCGGAATTAAATATTCCGGCGACATCGTAAAGGCGATAGCGGCGGGAGCTCATGCCGTGATGTTGGGCAGCCTTTTGGCTGGCGTATCGGAAAGCCCGGGAGAAACGGAAATTTATCAAGGAAGACGGTTTAAAGTGTACCGTGGAATGGGTTCGGTAGCTGCCATGGAGCGAGGCAGTAAAGACCGTTATTTCCAAGAGGACAACAAAAAATTTGTCCCGGAAGGAATCGAAGGACGTGTTCCGTACAAAGGACCTTTAGCCGACACCATTTATCAACTTGTTGGCGGTCTTCGCGCGGGAATGGGATATTGTGGAACAAGAAATTTAGAAGAACTGCGGGAAAAAACGCAATTTATCCGGATGACGAATGCGGGATTGCGTGAAAGCCATCCGCATGATGTGCAAATTACGAAAGAAGCGCCAAACTATTCCATTTTTTAA